The Ipomoea triloba cultivar NCNSP0323 chromosome 13, ASM357664v1 genomic interval ACTTAGCTATTTAGGTAGGTTCTGTTTttcagagcttatttaggagctatagcttattttaaactactaataagttataagttctatttgataatgttttttaaaataagctaatagtttaaaataatagcttattttgaaacgttacCTTAGTGCAAATGTTActcttccaattttttttttaacagactTTTGCAgaggtattaaaaaaaaaggaataatgatcaaataggccactgaactatacaccaaaatgcaattaggccatcgaactaaaaaacaatgcaattgggtccttgaactacacaaaatcatgcaatttgatccaaaatgacttgttttacctgttttgccggttaccaattttaaaaataatattttaaaataattttaaataaaataattaattaaaattaaaattaaaaaataagaattaataattaaaaaaaataaacttccGGCCGGAGACGATTCGTCTCCGAccggaagtttttttttttaatccttaattttaattttaattaattattttatttaaaattattttaaaatattatttttaaaattggtaaccggcaaaataggtaaaacaagtcattttggatcaaattgcatgagtttgtgtAGTTCTAAGGACctaattgtattgtttttgagttcaatggcctaaattcattttggtgtgtagttcagtggtctatttgaccctcattccaaaaaaaaaaaagaacagaaGTGTGCAAGTGAGCCGCACTTTGCACCCCAAGCTGACTTTTATACTAACTTTcagttttgttgttgttgttgttttttttttttttaattgtcagaattttttttccctttcctcccatattctctttcttaatcacacttacaaaaactcatcaaaaaccTCTCCACTATAAGAATGCTCTAATATGATATCCATTTAATTCCCAGCTATAACTTACATATTTaagatacggagtattatatattggccaaaattaaaaaaagaaaaaacaattaacGAAGTATACAATTAGAGCATCATTATCAGTCGAGTTTTTTCACGGtattttaagagtttttgtaaatgtgattaggaaagagagaaTGGAaggagattaaaaaataaaaggaaaagaaaaacaaaactacaaaatctgacatttgaaattaaaaaaaaaaaaaaggtgagttAATGTCattggcggccactctgactcgCCCCAGCGGGAACGCGCCCGCTGGGGCGGCAGTGCGCGCCACTGCATcttctcttattattatttttcttttttaattttgctGACATGATCTTGTAAGGCCTTCTCCATCAGTGGCTTTTGGCATAGGTTTTAAGAACAATAAACCAAAGTTTAGTTTTTTTCACAATTGGGAGCATCGGGTTTTGGGGAGTTCTTTCTCCTGCAAGACTCCAAAATTTGTCAggttttttatataaaaaaaaaaaatcagtacgGTCGGAGCCTGGAGAACTTGCAGACAGATTCTGCCAAGGGAAAAATGGAGATTAGAAGGACGAAAATGGAGAGAAATTTCATTATCATTGTTTTGAGTTGAAGATTTTGTTCAACTCTTGGAGATTAAAGCTCTTCTTCTCATAAGGCTGGAAAGAGAGATGGGAAGGGGAAGAAATAGGGAAGTCTTGGGGATTAAGGAACCATGGGTGAGTTATAAGGTGCTGGGAAATGGCGGAGGAGAAACCAGAGAAGGCTATGTAGCGCCAGAGAAAGGAGGGAAGAAGAAAACCTTTGGGTGTTTGGACTgtaattttcattaattaataaatcatcaagaattaatgctctataaaatataaatcaaataaataaataaaatatagaataaaaaaattgtgGTCCATAAACAAttgagaaaaaattataaactaatGTAGAGAAAAGTTTTTGtaattgagtgagatagtggagATGAGGTAGACATTGGAATTCgcaaaaaactggagaaaacACTTGTattattgaggaaggcctaacTTGTAGGAGTATGAAACCATCAAAAATCATTCACCTACATCTGTTTCAAGATTATAAACCAGATCTTGGCCTGACATGAACCAAGAAAGATACATTGATGGCCATGCTCTTACAATATAGCTTAAAGCCTCTCATAAGACCAACAATTACCCATCTTCTGTCGTGCTCAAGTTGCTCCTTTCCTATTACGCAATCGCCAACTTTTCTTGCAGTAGCAAACGCATGATCAGGCATATACTCACTAGACCACGACCATGGCTACACTCTTCCATGTTTCCAAAATCTCTCTTTTGGATTGGGCTTCTGGACAGTGGGTTCTCATCGCAAGCTGCTCAGCTGACCCAAGAACCAGACCCCAACTGGGCAATGCAGCAACTTCCGGAGTTCGATTCTCGTGCGTACGCATGTATGCTTCAAGGTTGCGTCAACAACTGTCAGCTCGCGTTGGGGAAATCTCTGCATTGTGATATTCTGAAGAGAGGTGGGAGTTTGGGTCTGTACGGGCGGAACATTTTGTTGAATTTGTATGTGAAGTCTGAGTTGCTGTCTCATGCCCACCAGTTGTTCGACGAAATGGCGGAGAGAAACATGGTTTCGTTTGTTACTTTGATTCAGGGTTATATGCGGTTAGAGCGTTACGTTGAGGCTGTTGAGTTGTTTGTTAGATTGCACAGAGAAGGCCACGAGCTCAACCCGTTCGTCTTCACAACAATTTTGAAGGTGCTGGTGAATATGGAGTGGGGAGAGATGGGACGGGGCATCCATGCGTGTATTTATAAGCTTGGCCATGACTTGAACCCCTTTGTTGCCACTGCACTAATTGATGCTTACTCTGTCTGTGGGCTTGTTAAAGCTGCTAGGGAAATCTTTGATGGGATTGTTGATAAGGATATGGTTTTGTGGACTGGAATGGTTACTTGCTATGCAGAAAATGGTTATTCTGAAGAAGCTCTAGAGCTATTCTCTGGGATGAGATTGGCAGGGTGGAGACCAAACAACTTTACCTTTGCTAGTGTAATGAAGGCTTGTCATGCAATAGAGGCCATTGACATTGGGAAGAGTCTTCATGGGTGTGTTTTGAAgacaaattatatggtggatcCTTTTGTTGGTATTTCATTGCTTGACTTGTATACAAAAGCAGGAGACATTAAAGAGGCTAGGTACATTTTTGAAGAAATTCCCAAAGATGATGTAATTCCTTGGAGTTTCATGATAGCACGATACTCACAGAGTGATCAGTGTGATGAGGCTTTGGATTTGTTTTGTCAAATGAGGGAAGCATTGGTTGTTCCAAACCATTTTACTTTTACTAGTGTACTGCAAGCATGTGCAACAATGGAGGCTATGGACCTGGGAAGGCAAATCCATTGCCATGTAACAAAAGTTGGTCTTGATTCAGATGTATTTGTATCAAATGCCCTCATGGATGTATATGCTAAATGTGGAATGTTGGAGAGCACAGTGCAACTATTTACAGATTCAGCAAACAGGAATGATGTATCATGGAACACCATCATTGTTGGCCATGTGCAAATGGGTGATCATGAGAAGGCAATGCATCTGTTCACAAGTATGCTTGAAATCCAAGTGCAAGCTACTGAGGTCACATACTCTTCTATCCTGCGTGCTTGTGCCAGCCAAGCTGCATTGGAGCCAGGTATGCAGATACATGCATTGACTGCAAAAACTATTTACTGTCGCCATGTTGCTGTTGGAAATGCCCTGATAGATATGTATGCAAAGTGTGGGAATGTTAAGGATGCTCGTCTGGTTTTTGATACACTGAGTCTGCGAGATGTAGTCTCTTGGAATGCTATGGTCTCTGGATATTCTATGCATGGTTTGGGTAGTGAGGCTCTGAAAGTCTTTGAGAGGATGCAAAGCATGGATATCAAACCTAATAAGTTGACTTTTATTGGTGTTCTTTCGGCATGTAGTAACACAGGATCATTGGATCTAGGACAATCTTATTTCTCCCTGATGCAAGAGCACTATGGTATTGAACCTTGCATAGAGCATTATACTTGTATGGTGTCACTTTTAGGGCGATTAGGTCATCTTGACCGAGCTGTCAAGATGATTGAGGAGATTCCTTATGAGCCCAGTATTATGATATGGCGTGCTTTGCTTGGGGCATGTGTTCTCCATAATAATGTTGAACTTGGGAGAACTGCTGCTGAACGTGTTCTTGAGATGGATCCACAAGATGAATCGACCTATGTGTTATTATCTAACATGTATGCCACTGCAAAAAGATGGGATAATGTATCTTTTGTTCGGAAAAGCATGAAGAAGAAACAAATAAAGAAGGAACCAGGACTAAGTTGGGTTGAAAACCAGGGAGTTGTTCATTATTTCTCTGTTGGAGATGTTTTGCATCCTGATATTAAACTAATTCATGCAATGCTGGAGTGGTTCAACATGAAAAGCAAGGCTGCTGGTTATATTCCGAATCTTGATGCTGTTTTACTTGatgttgaagatgatgaaaaggCACGGCTTTTATGGGAACATAGTGAAAGACTGGCTTTAGCTTTTGCTCTAATTAGAACTCCTTCTGGAAGCCCCATTCGTATTATTAAAAACCTCAAAATATGTATGGACTGCCATGCTGCAATCAAGATTATATCAGCTCTCGTGCATCGAGAAATTATTATTAGAGATATAAACAGGTATCATCACTTTCAGGATGGGATGTGCTCTTGTGGTGATTATTGGTGACACAGGCTACTTCTTAATAGTCATTGGGTGCCATATTCATGGAAGACAAAGCTGGAAGTTGTTCTTTCGGTGGTGCCTTAGAAGTCCCCATCTTCTTGATGAAAATCTGAAAAACATGCTGGTACTGCTTTTATTAgccatttataattaaattacaagCAATACCACTATTATATTGAGCTTGCAGATGCTTGATTAATCACCTCTTTAGCAAACTCTTAATGCTGGTATACCTCTGAAAGTCTGATCTAGACATCTAGTAGAGTTCTTATTTGGCATTGCTTGCTAAATTTGTAGGTCTGGTTTGACCATCTGTATCTTTGAGGGATGGATCATTTACAAAATTAGCTTAAAGGAATCCAGATCTGGTTTTCATCTAAATGTGTGGTGTATGATTGCATTTAATGGGAGGATTGCAGTCATATTTGCCATAAAAATTTGTGAGCTTGGCGCATCTAGGCTATTGGTGAATTATTCGGTTGTACCCGCTACACTGCGCTAAATTGAGATGTTAAGAAAGCATTGCTCAAGATCTGGATGGCCGTCTGAGTGTCTGGCTAAACTAGTCTTCATTTCAACACCATGTTCTGAAGGTGCAAGGTAAAATCCACTGAGCATTCaatctattatttttgttacatGTAGGACATGCAATTTGAGAACTAAGGTCGACTTGAGATCCTTTTTTAATAGttaccatattttttttcctttattgcTGATAATGCATCTGCTGAAGTAGTGAAGTGTGAACATTATGCAGACCACTAGCAATTCAATAGTTCTTGACAACTTTTATTGTGTCCCGTTAATTGTGATAATGATTGTTGTTGATACTGTTATTGTTATTGTCATCGTTATTATCATTATGTTTTCGGAACTTCTAGACCTGTAAGTTCTACTAATTCAGTAATGACAGATCTacttaagaaaaaaaacactTCTTTCTCTGCTCCATGTTTCTCAAATGTAGTCATTCAATATATCTGTCTTTTGTCTGAATATATTCACTTAGTAAGGAGTACTTTTAGCGCTTCTCCTCTGCAGACTGCAGCTGTACGCCTGTACCTCTAAGACCCAATTGTGTATGAAATATGTTGTGCACCTTAGCATTGGATtcaatttttccaaaaaaaaaggtgtgTTTTAGGCTTTAGCATTACACAACATAAAAAGCCTACTTCTAACTTCTGTATTGTCTAATGCCATGATACTGGACCAAAAAATTCCAAGTTGCAAAGGCAACATACTTTGACATCTGGTAAACTTCAAATCAGATATTACATGGATGGACAAACAAGAGAGACAATATGTGaacatttagaaaaaaatataagaaaaattcaATCCACTTATTCGGTATTTGACCAGTAATAGTTTCAAAATAGCATGACTAGACACATTCTTATCTGGATCTATTATTGACATTGAATTTTTAGCATGCCGAAAGTGAATAGTTAGCCACCCCACTTTTTCATCGTGGAGTATGTTAGCCAATTAGCAGTTGAAACGTGGAGAATGCCTCAGGTGCTAAGTAGGAAATTGAAAGATACGTTGCCTTGAATTTTTTGGAGGGAATATTGAGAAGGTTAGTGTCAAGTTGTCAACAATTAGTAATGATAGCATAGATGTGTTTTTCTTAGTGGCGAATTCTTAATCATTAACAGTTGCACTATATAAAAAAGTATTGTGATCTTCCAAAATTTGGTTGCTagggaaaaattttatttgtgagGCTGAGGCCCAACAAAAATCTTTTCCTAATGAAGTTATCGTGCTTCTGTCTTTTCTTGATCTGATGCTTGCTTAAAAGTTTTCTACTACTAGATTCCTGCTCAGTGAAGAAAGggataaaagttttaaattagtaaaaagaaaatgaaagacaAGCAAGCTAACACAATGAGAATGAAACTCTATTGTCCCCTGCACTTATGTAATTGGGACATTTTCAAACACGCAGTCAAATGCAGAAGATTGAtgttatttgaagtaaaaaaaaaaaggttgtaaAATTAAATTGAGAAGAAGTGTGTGAAGGAAAGAGAAAAAGTTGGATCTCAAATTGAAGATATTTACCATATTGGAGGACAATTTTTGGGTGGGTTTTGGGATGAGAGGGGTGGTGGTGACGCATTAtactcattaatttttttttacatgatgTATGGATGGAAGTGGGACTATTCTATATCATAAGGGAGGAGGAGCTTCCCACCCTCTGACTAGATCAATAGTGCAGACTATATATGAATATCCAAATTAAGTTCAATTCAATAATTTGAGTTCCCTGAAAGCAACAGTTTAATTACTGATAGGAAATATGGTCTGTAGCTACATTCATGCTGTATAAGTGAATTGACAGTACAACAATAAGTCTTCACAATCTCTTGTTAGTTGTTACCTGTTCTGACACTGTACCAACTACCATCTTAATATATAGTTCAATCTGACTAATTAACTGCTTATATTTAGATTATGCTTTTAGCCAATACTTAAGACATCAACCATTTTTACAATGTAATTATGCATGATTTCTTCTGAATTAGATGCTAGATGGTTCGTTACTGGCAGGAATTTATGGGAACTTTTTATGATAGATTGAACCTGATGGTTGTTTTAATAAACCATATTATTTTGGGTATTCAATAAAATACGAGTAGCTAATTACCATCAAAAGAACAATTTAAGTCATTAAGTGTAATAGTGTATATTCCTTTTGGTTATGAATTTTAATAAGATTCTACAGACTTGTGCAAGGATTTAATGACAGTTtgccaaaaaaatttattggtACTATTAGTGTCTCAGTAAGTCATTTGAGTTTCTCAAAGCTTCATGATGTTAAATTAGTGTGTGATGTTAAATGAACACGACTTAGAGATTTCTGCTGTTTGCTTGAAGTGAATTGTGGGCTGAGGTGCATCCCATAAGTTAAAGATTATGTGTCAAAAGAATGTATACAAGTTATTATCCTCAACTACTTGGCAGTGCATTGTTAAACCCAACAGCACAACAAATAGAAAACCTAGAATGATCATCATTGTTGTAGattgaactatatatatgtataagagTCATCTGGAATGAACCTTGAAGGTCCTAAGATTTTGGCTTCAACCTAACTACGTTTGGCTGCATAAATCACACCATGGCATTCTGTACCACAAAACCATTCTAATATGccatttttaatgtttttttttttttggtcctctGATGCTTGTGATAAAGCTGAATTGCCTTTACTTTTCTCCTCTTTGGAGTTTTGGGATGGTAATTTTCATTCATTCTGGTAATTGGATACACTTTTCACTTAATTTGAAATCATTTCTTCTAAAGTTACATAACACCTTGCCACATATTTTGCAGTATCTGTTAACGGTGTGGAGCAAGGAACCAGCAGTTACCAATCTGTGGTAATATTAGAACCAATATTCATTGCAGTATTTCTGGTTGTGGTAATGTTTGGCTTTGTAAAATCCTTGTAGACTTCATCGCATTCTTCTTCTGCTACTATGTTTTCTTAGTGATTTTGATGGATAAGAATACAATGGTCAGGTGACCTTCATTCATCATTTCATCGGAACTCCACCTTTGGTACGCAAGATTTGGACCAATGAAATTAACTTCTCTTATCGTCATTTGTCTTTCTTTATATACATTGGCATTTTGTATGTTAATTTGATAAGAATCTCTGTTCCTTTGGAATCTCCATTCCATAACATTTTCCTTTGTTTCCTTGGCAGCATACCAAGAAATGGTGATTTGCATAAGAGATCAAAGTAAG includes:
- the LOC116001504 gene encoding putative pentatricopeptide repeat-containing protein At5g13230, mitochondrial, with translation MIRHILTRPRPWLHSSMFPKSLFWIGLLDSGFSSQAAQLTQEPDPNWAMQQLPEFDSRAYACMLQGCVNNCQLALGKSLHCDILKRGGSLGLYGRNILLNLYVKSELLSHAHQLFDEMAERNMVSFVTLIQGYMRLERYVEAVELFVRLHREGHELNPFVFTTILKVLVNMEWGEMGRGIHACIYKLGHDLNPFVATALIDAYSVCGLVKAAREIFDGIVDKDMVLWTGMVTCYAENGYSEEALELFSGMRLAGWRPNNFTFASVMKACHAIEAIDIGKSLHGCVLKTNYMVDPFVGISLLDLYTKAGDIKEARYIFEEIPKDDVIPWSFMIARYSQSDQCDEALDLFCQMREALVVPNHFTFTSVLQACATMEAMDLGRQIHCHVTKVGLDSDVFVSNALMDVYAKCGMLESTVQLFTDSANRNDVSWNTIIVGHVQMGDHEKAMHLFTSMLEIQVQATEVTYSSILRACASQAALEPGMQIHALTAKTIYCRHVAVGNALIDMYAKCGNVKDARLVFDTLSLRDVVSWNAMVSGYSMHGLGSEALKVFERMQSMDIKPNKLTFIGVLSACSNTGSLDLGQSYFSLMQEHYGIEPCIEHYTCMVSLLGRLGHLDRAVKMIEEIPYEPSIMIWRALLGACVLHNNVELGRTAAERVLEMDPQDESTYVLLSNMYATAKRWDNVSFVRKSMKKKQIKKEPGLSWVENQGVVHYFSVGDVLHPDIKLIHAMLEWFNMKSKAAGYIPNLDAVLLDVEDDEKARLLWEHSERLALAFALIRTPSGSPIRIIKNLKICMDCHAAIKIISALVHREIIIRDINRYHHFQDGMCSCGDYW